The Coriobacteriia bacterium genome contains a region encoding:
- a CDS encoding 4Fe-4S binding protein, which yields MAHSISKDIYRRLGKKIDGLPLRVPWSQTLHEILKELYTPQEAEVLVRMPFGLSTLDEVALSTRIDRDELRSALEGLCEKGLVFDVWVEDRYRYAPAPLIVGIFEMTMMRTRGELKYAEWARLFHDYMNGDAFYEANLEHGEKVSALRVLPHEESIDEASSVEILDYEKATAIVEHSDRFSIGLCSCRHEKLHSGEKRCDVPLETCSSFGSSAELLTRHGMAREVSRSEMLENLARSRELKLVLSADNVRKNVGFICHCCGCCCNMLLGVSRHGFPNTIVTSTYISRIDEEKCTGCEKCAKACPVDAISMAETMDPASRRSRDPRVDESLCLGCGVCSLSCNKGAIRLVKREQRVLHPETTFERIILASLERGTLQNQLFDDPGRISHQFVRAFVGGFLGLPPVKQALMSDRLLSRFLAALKSGARRQGKTWLIEA from the coding sequence ATGGCTCATAGCATCTCCAAGGACATCTATCGAAGACTCGGGAAGAAGATCGACGGCCTCCCCCTGCGCGTTCCCTGGAGCCAGACTCTCCACGAGATCCTGAAGGAACTCTACACGCCGCAAGAGGCGGAAGTCCTGGTCCGGATGCCGTTCGGTCTCTCTACTCTCGATGAGGTGGCACTCTCCACGCGCATCGATCGAGACGAATTGCGTTCGGCCCTCGAGGGACTGTGCGAGAAGGGGCTGGTCTTCGACGTCTGGGTCGAGGATCGGTATCGCTACGCCCCCGCTCCCCTGATCGTGGGGATATTCGAGATGACCATGATGCGCACCAGGGGTGAACTCAAGTACGCGGAATGGGCCAGGCTGTTCCACGATTACATGAACGGAGATGCCTTCTACGAAGCGAACCTCGAACACGGCGAGAAGGTTTCCGCCCTGAGGGTGTTGCCCCACGAGGAATCGATCGACGAAGCAAGCAGTGTGGAGATCCTGGACTACGAGAAGGCCACTGCGATCGTCGAGCACTCGGACAGGTTCTCGATCGGCTTGTGTTCGTGCCGCCACGAGAAGCTCCACTCGGGAGAGAAGCGCTGTGATGTGCCGCTGGAGACCTGTTCCTCCTTCGGCTCGAGTGCGGAGCTTCTGACCCGGCATGGCATGGCCAGGGAGGTCTCCAGGTCCGAGATGCTGGAGAACCTCGCCCGCTCCAGGGAACTCAAGCTGGTCCTGAGCGCGGACAACGTACGGAAGAACGTCGGCTTCATCTGCCACTGTTGCGGCTGTTGCTGCAACATGCTGCTCGGGGTCAGCCGACACGGCTTCCCGAACACGATCGTCACCTCCACCTACATCTCGCGTATCGACGAAGAGAAGTGCACCGGGTGTGAGAAGTGCGCCAAGGCCTGTCCCGTCGATGCGATCAGCATGGCGGAGACCATGGATCCTGCCAGCAGAAGGTCCCGGGACCCACGAGTGGACGAATCCCTCTGCCTGGGCTGCGGGGTCTGCTCATTGAGCTGTAACAAGGGCGCGATCAGGCTGGTCAAGAGGGAGCAGCGAGTGCTCCACCCCGAGACGACGTTCGAACGGATCATCCTGGCAAGCCTCGAAAGAGGGACGCTGCAGAACCAGCTCTTCGACGACCCGGGGCGTATCAGCCACCAGTTCGTCCGTGCGTTCGTCGGCGGGTTCCTTGGCCTGCCGCCGGTGAAGCAAGCCTTGATGAGCGACCGGTTACTATCCAGATTCCTTGCTGCACTCAAGTCCGGCGCGCGGAGGCAAGGCAAGACGTGGCTGATCGAGGCATGA